One stretch of Leadbetterella byssophila DSM 17132 DNA includes these proteins:
- a CDS encoding PAS domain S-box protein, whose amino-acid sequence MAKQVSHSPEYIHFLEDFVENTSEINFILNQTGEFIFVNSAFVKTLGYQKEEVRGKKITDYLHPQFKEEIIKGILGLQLGEHLHDTTLVLRNKLKKRVYLLGDVHYSEINHGLRAYRFILRDITIRRRAEAAQNLYFAIAQSNLNTRSLEDFLAQVHLNLKKNIYANNFFVAVFDYKDSSINFPYHVDEFFDTGQNYLKRRLGNGLIEYSLLQKKPLVLNRQELEELIEREKLFIYESILPAVQILVPLKVNEEVVGVIGIKSYSDENKFSSNDLELLQFVSGQIAMTMERKRAEADLELQTARLKALFDSSSHLLWTVNTRRQLSSMNRNYYNIVYSQLGEEPKINTSIERYGWKLFNPDDKPMIREKYNLAFQGKPQYFELHWGQKNGGPDWYEFHLNPIISGENGEVEEVSGIARNITENKKALLDLQKSENKFRNIIESFIDIYYRSDLAGNITMISPSVYKHTGYREEEVIHQKVDQFFEDVVDSSKNIKTLLKSGNITNYEVRVKRKDGSIRQFMLNIRMIKNEKGTPIEVEGVARDVTELLRSADELKKAKEEAEHLLKVKEQFLANMSHEIRTPMNGIIGMIDVLNETELDKSQREYVNTIRNSSETLLTILNDILDLSKLEAGQMNVEKKPFDLKEMLKNLVALFKQKAAETNNLLKFEWDPKVHPYIIGDRIRLLQILSNLTSNAIKFTQNGNVIIRIQWEGQDEKTQFLRFEVADTGIGISEENQKKLFTSFQQLDISTKKAFGGTGLGLVISKQLVEIMGGEIGLTSKLGEGSVFWFTLPAGLAVEGEIHEKASADTEISIEGYFKDFSPKILLVDDNAINRKVAMEILKKANCHVIGADSGMKALDTFQNNPDFDLILMDIQMPEMDGIETTKILREKFGSKLPKVVAMTAYSMENDREKFLSSGMDNYLAKPIRANLLIQKVEECLKGKSISKRTVKVTTASIEPTVPAFDLEVINGLKEMVGEEMLRSVFEDFETEASEQLSAVKDAYIRKDVVTIQKELHTLKGNSGTIGLMRIHEITKAIEVPAKDGILDGFEEKMQALEREFQYFRLNYPGITGGAQE is encoded by the coding sequence ATGGCAAAACAGGTTTCTCATTCCCCGGAATACATCCATTTTTTAGAGGATTTCGTTGAAAACACTTCTGAGATCAACTTCATATTGAACCAAACGGGAGAATTCATCTTCGTTAACTCTGCCTTTGTAAAAACCCTGGGTTACCAAAAGGAGGAAGTAAGAGGGAAAAAGATTACCGACTATCTACATCCCCAATTCAAAGAAGAAATCATCAAGGGAATTCTGGGTCTCCAATTGGGTGAACACCTGCATGACACCACTTTGGTACTTAGAAATAAATTAAAGAAGAGAGTTTACCTTTTGGGTGATGTCCATTATTCAGAAATCAATCATGGGCTAAGAGCCTACAGATTTATCCTGAGAGATATTACGATAAGAAGAAGAGCTGAAGCGGCTCAAAATCTGTACTTTGCCATAGCCCAAAGTAACCTGAATACCAGAAGCCTGGAAGACTTCCTTGCCCAGGTTCACTTGAACCTAAAAAAGAACATTTACGCCAATAACTTCTTTGTGGCGGTTTTTGACTATAAAGATAGTAGCATCAACTTCCCATATCACGTAGATGAATTCTTTGATACAGGCCAAAACTATCTTAAAAGGCGACTAGGGAACGGTTTGATAGAATACTCCCTCTTGCAAAAGAAACCTTTGGTCCTAAACCGCCAGGAGCTAGAGGAGCTAATAGAAAGAGAAAAACTGTTTATCTACGAATCTATCCTTCCAGCAGTACAGATCTTAGTGCCTCTGAAAGTGAATGAAGAAGTGGTGGGGGTGATTGGTATAAAATCTTATTCGGATGAGAACAAGTTCAGTTCCAATGACCTGGAGCTACTTCAATTCGTTTCGGGACAGATTGCCATGACCATGGAAAGAAAGCGAGCAGAAGCCGATCTGGAGCTTCAAACCGCCCGCTTAAAAGCCCTCTTCGATAGTAGTTCTCACTTGCTTTGGACAGTGAACACCAGACGCCAACTCAGTTCCATGAACAGGAACTACTACAATATTGTCTATAGCCAATTAGGTGAAGAGCCCAAAATCAATACCAGCATTGAACGCTACGGATGGAAGCTCTTCAATCCGGACGATAAACCCATGATCCGTGAGAAGTACAACCTGGCTTTCCAAGGAAAACCCCAGTATTTTGAACTTCATTGGGGACAGAAGAACGGAGGGCCCGACTGGTATGAATTCCACTTAAACCCTATCATTTCAGGTGAAAACGGCGAAGTAGAGGAGGTGTCCGGTATTGCTAGAAATATCACGGAAAATAAGAAAGCCCTTCTGGATCTTCAGAAAAGTGAGAATAAGTTCAGAAACATCATTGAATCATTCATTGACATCTACTATAGATCTGACCTAGCCGGAAATATCACCATGATATCTCCTTCTGTGTATAAGCATACGGGATACCGGGAAGAAGAAGTGATTCATCAAAAAGTGGATCAATTCTTTGAAGACGTGGTGGACTCTTCAAAGAACATCAAAACCCTTTTGAAATCCGGTAACATCACGAACTATGAAGTTCGGGTGAAAAGAAAAGACGGCAGTATACGTCAATTCATGTTGAACATCCGGATGATCAAGAATGAAAAAGGCACTCCTATAGAAGTAGAAGGAGTAGCCAGGGATGTAACGGAACTACTTAGAAGTGCGGATGAGCTCAAAAAAGCTAAAGAAGAGGCAGAACACTTATTGAAAGTAAAGGAACAGTTCCTGGCTAACATGAGCCATGAAATACGTACGCCTATGAACGGTATCATAGGAATGATTGACGTATTAAACGAAACGGAACTGGACAAGTCGCAAAGAGAATATGTAAATACCATTAGAAACTCTTCAGAAACGCTTCTGACCATCTTAAATGACATTTTGGATCTATCTAAGTTAGAAGCGGGTCAAATGAACGTAGAAAAGAAACCCTTTGACCTGAAAGAAATGCTGAAGAACCTGGTGGCTCTGTTCAAACAAAAAGCGGCGGAAACCAATAACCTCCTCAAATTCGAATGGGACCCCAAAGTTCATCCGTATATCATAGGAGACAGAATCCGACTATTGCAGATCTTGTCCAACTTGACCTCTAATGCCATCAAGTTTACACAAAATGGAAATGTAATAATCCGGATCCAATGGGAAGGACAGGATGAGAAGACCCAATTCTTACGTTTCGAGGTAGCTGATACGGGTATTGGTATATCTGAAGAGAATCAGAAAAAGTTGTTTACCAGCTTCCAGCAGTTGGATATTTCTACCAAAAAAGCCTTTGGTGGAACGGGACTAGGACTTGTCATCTCTAAGCAATTAGTAGAAATCATGGGTGGGGAGATAGGTCTTACTTCCAAGCTGGGAGAAGGTTCTGTATTCTGGTTTACTCTCCCTGCCGGTCTGGCAGTGGAAGGTGAAATCCACGAGAAAGCTAGCGCTGATACAGAAATTTCTATCGAAGGATATTTTAAAGATTTCAGTCCAAAAATTCTGCTGGTAGATGACAATGCTATCAACCGCAAGGTAGCTATGGAGATATTGAAGAAAGCAAATTGTCACGTTATAGGGGCTGATTCAGGCATGAAGGCCCTAGACACCTTCCAGAATAACCCGGACTTTGACCTGATTCTAATGGATATCCAAATGCCAGAAATGGATGGAATAGAAACCACGAAGATCCTGAGAGAGAAGTTTGGTTCAAAGCTTCCTAAAGTGGTGGCCATGACGGCTTACAGCATGGAGAATGATAGAGAAAAGTTTCTTTCCTCCGGCATGGACAACTATCTGGCTAAACCTATTCGCGCTAATCTCCTGATTCAAAAGGTAGAAGAATGTCTTAAGGGTAAATCCATATCCAAAAGAACGGTTAAAGTAACCACAGCCAGCATAGAGCCCACTGTACCTGCGTTTGATCTAGAAGTAATCAATGGCTTAAAGGAGATGGTAGGAGAAGAAATGCTAAGATCTGTTTTTGAAGATTTTGAGACAGAGGCCAGCGAACAATTAAGCGCGGTAAAGGATGCCTATATAAGAAAGGATGTAGTGACTATCCAAAAGGAACTACACACCTTAAAAGGAAATTCCGGCACCATAGGATTGATGAGAATTCATGAGATCACAAAAGCCATAGAAGTACCTGCAAAAGACGGGATTTTAGACGGCTTCGAAGAGAAAATGCAAGCCTTAGAAAGGGAATTCCAATATTTCAGATTGAATTATCCCGGTATAACCGGAGGAGCGCAGGAGTAA
- a CDS encoding GlsB/YeaQ/YmgE family stress response membrane protein, with protein sequence MNLLVTILVGAIAGWLADLAFKKFSLSLLVQIILGIAGAFVGSWLFDGEIHTMLGLPEFISRVIEAFVGAAVILLVVLLIRRFTAK encoded by the coding sequence ATGAATCTACTCGTAACCATCTTAGTGGGTGCTATTGCCGGTTGGCTAGCAGACTTAGCTTTTAAGAAGTTTAGTCTATCCCTACTTGTTCAAATTATCCTTGGTATTGCAGGTGCATTTGTAGGAAGTTGGCTCTTTGATGGAGAAATCCACACCATGTTAGGACTGCCTGAGTTTATCAGCAGAGTGATAGAGGCATTTGTAGGTGCAGCTGTAATCTTATTGGTCGTACTTTTGATCAGAAGGTTTACTGCCAAATGA
- the lysM gene encoding peptidoglycan-binding protein LysM yields the protein MGLISFFKGVGEKVFGKSEKEEAAPELKASALLAHVQNLGLPFRKLTVKVSGDTVTLEGETESQQDSEKIALAVGNVEGVAVVDNNIVVVTPEPEAKFHTVVKGDTLSKIAKEFYGDAMKYPVIFEANRPMLTHPDKIYPGQVLRIPAL from the coding sequence ATGGGACTAATATCATTTTTTAAAGGTGTTGGCGAAAAGGTTTTCGGCAAAAGTGAAAAAGAAGAAGCTGCTCCGGAATTGAAAGCATCTGCTCTTTTGGCTCACGTTCAAAATCTTGGCTTGCCTTTCAGAAAATTGACTGTGAAAGTTTCAGGGGACACCGTAACGCTTGAAGGTGAGACTGAGAGCCAACAAGATTCTGAGAAGATTGCCTTAGCAGTAGGTAATGTCGAAGGTGTAGCCGTGGTAGATAACAATATCGTTGTAGTTACTCCTGAACCTGAAGCAAAATTCCATACCGTGGTGAAAGGGGATACGCTTTCTAAGATTGCAAAAGAATTTTATGGTGACGCCATGAAATATCCGGTGATTTTTGAAGCTAACCGACCAATGTTAACTCATCCAGACAAGATATATCCTGGTCAAGTGCTTAGAATTCCTGCACTATAA
- a CDS encoding class I SAM-dependent methyltransferase, whose translation MLSWVYRYPRKDVTKNYTLDESLALLQKMIGVDFKQFDLYGLEQEVFLKADGKEKMTQKPVQMKREVQVTHNKVKSRMVESDANFLKLLGVSSTDGHLKKEKRDKFVQINKFLEFFKNATESLEKNKMTVLDMGSGKGYLTFAIYHYLKEVLSEKPEVKGVEFREDMVHLCNQKAAEAGFDGLGFVQGSIDSYEIPSVDVLIALHACDTATDDALAKGIRSGAKVIMVSPCCHKQVRKSMKTAGLASWFSKYGIVEERTAEMLTDLIRAEVLEIFGYQTQVFEFVNAENSPKNLMITAVKKRENRAEDQNAWMEIEKIKAFYGVEYQHLEREMRT comes from the coding sequence TTGCTTTCATGGGTATACAGATATCCTAGAAAAGATGTGACGAAGAATTATACTTTAGATGAAAGCTTAGCGCTCCTACAGAAGATGATAGGTGTAGATTTTAAGCAATTTGACCTATACGGCTTAGAACAGGAAGTATTTCTGAAGGCAGATGGGAAAGAGAAAATGACCCAAAAGCCCGTTCAAATGAAGAGAGAGGTACAAGTAACCCACAATAAGGTGAAGTCAAGAATGGTGGAATCTGACGCTAATTTCTTAAAACTTTTAGGGGTTAGTTCTACAGACGGTCATCTTAAAAAGGAGAAGAGAGATAAATTCGTACAGATCAATAAGTTCCTGGAGTTTTTTAAGAATGCTACAGAATCCCTGGAAAAGAATAAGATGACTGTGCTGGATATGGGTTCCGGGAAAGGATATTTAACCTTTGCTATCTATCATTATCTAAAAGAGGTATTATCAGAAAAGCCTGAGGTGAAAGGGGTGGAGTTCCGTGAAGATATGGTCCACCTCTGTAATCAAAAAGCTGCGGAGGCAGGTTTTGATGGTCTAGGATTCGTTCAAGGCAGCATAGATAGTTATGAAATTCCCTCTGTAGATGTGCTGATAGCCTTACATGCATGTGATACGGCTACGGATGATGCTCTGGCTAAGGGTATAAGGTCCGGTGCCAAAGTAATCATGGTTTCACCATGTTGCCACAAGCAGGTCCGGAAAAGCATGAAGACGGCTGGCCTAGCGTCTTGGTTTAGTAAATATGGAATAGTAGAGGAGAGAACAGCGGAAATGCTTACGGATCTCATCCGGGCAGAAGTATTGGAGATCTTTGGTTATCAAACTCAGGTTTTCGAGTTTGTGAATGCTGAAAATTCTCCCAAAAATTTGATGATAACTGCCGTGAAAAAGCGCGAAAATAGGGCAGAGGATCAAAATGCTTGGATGGAGATTGAAAAAATTAAAGCTTTTTATGGTGTTGAATACCAGCACTTGGAAAGAGAGATGCGAACTTAA
- a CDS encoding M1 family metallopeptidase, with amino-acid sequence MKRSSLILGACLLSSVSFGQILHGTKKTFTLDDTLRGTITPERAWWDLMRYDLSVDVDIDNKFFRGSNVISYKALSPGKVMQIDLQEPLSITSVVQGEKSLKFTKKGANAYFIELPATVSAGAEGDITVHYEGNPKVARRAPWDGGVSWAKDKLGRPFVATSCQGLGASVWWPCKDHMYDEPDKGMRISITIPDSLMNVSNGMMDSYCLYKDGKVTTVWEVINPINNYGVNINIGNYAHYTETYKGEKGPLRVDYWPLDYNLEVAKEHWKDVPRMLEAFEYWFGPYPFYEDGYKLVEAPYLGMEHQSSVTYGNQYKKGYLGRDQSGTGWGDKWDFIIIHESGHEWFANNITYKDIADMWVHEGFTAYSESLFTDYHYGKKAGEDYVIGTRKNIRNDIPIIGVYNVNHEGSGDMYSKGANMIHTIRHIIGDDEKFRQILRGMNKDFYHQTVSSADIEHYISQKAGRDLSKVFDQYLRDVRIPKLATQVKGGKVNYRWENVIDGFDMPVKVAVDGKEQYIYPSTSWKSIKGKTLVADRNFYITQ; translated from the coding sequence ATGAAGAGAAGTAGTTTAATTTTAGGAGCATGTCTCCTTTCATCGGTGTCATTTGGGCAGATTTTGCATGGCACAAAAAAAACCTTTACCCTGGATGATACCTTAAGGGGAACCATTACACCGGAAAGAGCATGGTGGGATTTAATGCGTTACGACCTAAGTGTTGATGTGGATATCGACAACAAGTTCTTTAGGGGTTCCAATGTGATCTCTTATAAGGCCTTAAGCCCGGGAAAAGTGATGCAAATAGATTTGCAAGAACCTCTATCCATAACTTCAGTAGTGCAGGGAGAGAAGTCCTTGAAGTTTACGAAAAAAGGAGCTAACGCGTATTTCATAGAATTACCTGCCACGGTGAGTGCAGGAGCAGAAGGAGACATAACCGTGCACTATGAAGGAAATCCAAAGGTGGCCAGAAGAGCACCTTGGGATGGAGGAGTTTCATGGGCTAAAGATAAATTAGGAAGGCCTTTCGTGGCTACTTCATGTCAAGGTCTTGGGGCGAGCGTTTGGTGGCCATGTAAGGATCACATGTACGATGAGCCGGACAAAGGGATGAGAATTAGTATCACTATTCCGGACAGTTTGATGAACGTTTCTAACGGTATGATGGATTCCTATTGTCTTTACAAAGACGGCAAGGTTACTACCGTTTGGGAGGTTATCAATCCTATAAATAACTATGGGGTAAACATTAACATCGGTAATTATGCACATTATACTGAGACCTATAAGGGAGAAAAAGGTCCTCTTCGTGTAGATTATTGGCCATTAGATTACAATCTGGAAGTGGCAAAGGAACACTGGAAAGATGTACCTCGTATGTTAGAAGCTTTTGAATATTGGTTTGGACCCTATCCTTTCTATGAAGATGGTTACAAATTAGTAGAAGCTCCTTATTTGGGAATGGAACACCAAAGTTCTGTGACATATGGTAACCAATACAAAAAAGGATACTTAGGCAGAGATCAATCCGGTACAGGATGGGGCGATAAATGGGATTTTATCATCATCCACGAAAGCGGTCACGAGTGGTTTGCTAATAATATTACCTACAAGGATATAGCAGATATGTGGGTTCATGAAGGTTTTACTGCCTATTCAGAATCCCTGTTTACGGATTATCACTATGGTAAAAAGGCAGGAGAAGATTATGTGATAGGTACCAGAAAGAACATAAGAAACGATATTCCTATCATCGGTGTTTATAATGTAAACCATGAAGGTTCCGGTGATATGTATAGTAAAGGAGCGAATATGATCCATACAATTCGTCATATCATTGGGGATGATGAGAAGTTCCGTCAAATCTTAAGAGGAATGAATAAGGATTTCTACCACCAAACCGTATCTTCTGCAGATATTGAGCATTACATTTCACAAAAGGCAGGAAGAGACCTAAGTAAAGTATTTGATCAATACCTACGTGATGTGAGAATTCCTAAACTTGCCACCCAGGTGAAAGGAGGAAAGGTGAACTATCGTTGGGAAAATGTAATTGACGGTTTCGATATGCCGGTGAAAGTAGCGGTTGACGGTAAGGAGCAATACATTTATCCGAGCACTTCATGGAAATCTATCAAGGGTAAAACCTTAGTTGCAGATCGTAATTTTTATATCACTCAATGA
- a CDS encoding sugar MFS transporter — MTQTKNYYGPLAIIGILFFIFGFITWVNAVLIPFFQKAFELNNTQAYLVTFAFYISYTVMAIPSTWVLKKVGFKRGMSVGLLIMAIGALIFVPAARAESYNLFLTGLFVIATGLTILQTASNPYVTILGPIESAAQRISVMGIANKVAGIIGQKVLGGILLAGSATAVGTLTRAEELEKVVIPYFGIAGALTVLAITVWFMKGLPEVQEEEEVVTETGKSSIWLHPNLVLGLVALFAYVGAEVIAGDSIIAYGISQGFPEEQAKDFGTYTLWLMLVGYVLGIFLIPKVVSQGDWLKYSALFGVIMTVAAIFTDGFTSVMCIALLGLANAIMWPAIWPLALDGLGKHTKLASALLVMMIAGGAILTSLYGKISEHTNTQHAYWLVVPLYAFIFWYAAFGHKKKTW; from the coding sequence ATGACACAAACCAAAAACTATTATGGTCCTCTAGCCATTATCGGTATATTATTCTTCATTTTCGGGTTTATTACCTGGGTTAATGCGGTATTAATCCCCTTTTTCCAAAAGGCCTTTGAGCTGAATAATACCCAGGCTTATTTGGTCACCTTTGCCTTCTATATTTCTTATACTGTGATGGCTATTCCTTCTACTTGGGTGCTTAAGAAAGTAGGTTTTAAAAGAGGAATGTCAGTGGGTTTGTTAATTATGGCAATAGGTGCATTAATCTTTGTACCGGCTGCCAGAGCGGAATCATATAATCTTTTTCTGACCGGTTTATTTGTGATTGCTACCGGACTTACTATACTTCAAACGGCCTCAAATCCCTACGTCACTATCCTGGGTCCAATAGAAAGTGCCGCCCAAAGGATCAGTGTGATGGGTATCGCTAATAAAGTGGCTGGTATCATTGGGCAAAAGGTTTTAGGTGGAATCTTACTAGCAGGTAGTGCTACAGCAGTAGGTACGCTGACTAGAGCAGAGGAATTAGAAAAGGTGGTGATTCCCTATTTTGGTATAGCCGGAGCCTTGACCGTACTTGCCATTACGGTTTGGTTTATGAAAGGTTTGCCGGAAGTGCAGGAAGAGGAAGAGGTGGTGACAGAAACCGGAAAATCATCTATCTGGTTACACCCAAATTTGGTTTTGGGATTAGTAGCTTTATTTGCCTATGTAGGAGCGGAGGTGATTGCAGGTGACTCCATCATTGCTTATGGGATTTCTCAAGGATTCCCGGAAGAGCAAGCGAAGGATTTTGGTACTTACACCTTATGGCTGATGTTAGTGGGGTACGTTTTAGGTATTTTCCTTATTCCTAAAGTGGTGTCTCAGGGAGATTGGTTAAAATATTCTGCACTGTTTGGGGTGATCATGACCGTAGCTGCCATTTTTACAGATGGTTTTACTTCTGTGATGTGTATCGCTCTCTTGGGATTGGCCAATGCTATCATGTGGCCGGCCATTTGGCCTTTGGCACTAGATGGATTAGGTAAGCATACGAAGTTGGCTTCCGCACTTTTGGTGATGATGATAGCCGGTGGCGCCATCTTGACTTCTTTGTACGGAAAAATCTCTGAGCATACGAATACTCAACATGCCTACTGGTTAGTGGTGCCTTTGTATGCTTTTATCTTTTGGTATGCGGCTTTTGGACATAAGAAAAAAACGTGGTAA
- a CDS encoding nucleoside phosphorylase — protein MYKNSELILNPDGSLYHINLKPEHVGETVFLVGDPDRVPVVSAFFDQVDFKTQKREIVTHSGKLRGKRVTVISTGMGTDNIDIVLGELDAAVNLDLEKKEKKADHTSLKIIRLGTSGSLQAEIPVDSLLASSHGLGLDGLLHFYQNTDAFTQNPLIDKFITDSNWNSRFARPYIVPAGQSLLAKTQDFKTGITATACGFYGPQGRVLRLDIQEPELNEKLTAFEFDGLKITNFEMETSAIYGLAKLMGHEALSVNTIIANRITGDFSTDYKKAVKNMIGQVLETFI, from the coding sequence ATGTATAAGAATTCAGAACTGATCCTAAATCCTGACGGAAGTCTATACCATATCAACCTCAAACCGGAACATGTTGGAGAAACCGTTTTCCTGGTTGGTGACCCAGATAGAGTACCTGTGGTATCCGCCTTCTTTGATCAAGTAGACTTTAAAACCCAAAAGAGGGAAATAGTTACTCACTCCGGAAAATTAAGGGGAAAAAGAGTGACCGTGATCTCCACAGGAATGGGTACAGACAATATAGACATAGTACTTGGAGAACTTGATGCTGCTGTAAACCTAGATCTGGAAAAGAAAGAAAAGAAGGCAGATCATACTTCCTTAAAAATCATCCGACTAGGAACTTCTGGCTCCTTACAAGCTGAGATTCCGGTAGACAGTTTATTAGCCAGTTCCCATGGCTTGGGTTTGGATGGGCTTTTGCATTTCTATCAAAATACGGATGCTTTCACCCAAAATCCCCTTATTGATAAGTTTATCACAGATAGCAACTGGAACTCCCGCTTCGCCCGCCCATACATAGTTCCTGCCGGTCAAAGCCTTTTGGCTAAAACCCAAGATTTCAAAACCGGCATAACGGCTACGGCTTGCGGATTTTATGGCCCTCAGGGAAGGGTATTACGACTGGACATACAGGAGCCGGAACTCAATGAAAAATTGACAGCATTTGAGTTTGATGGCTTAAAAATTACCAATTTTGAGATGGAAACCTCTGCTATTTACGGTTTAGCTAAATTAATGGGTCATGAAGCACTGTCAGTCAATACCATCATAGCCAACCGAATTACCGGAGATTTTTCCACAGATTACAAAAAAGCCGTCAAAAACATGATCGGCCAAGTACTAGAAACGTTTATATGA
- the cdd gene encoding cytidine deaminase codes for MKDKTLTLSYTEFETWDELSPNHQELISQAIAAAEQSYSPYSQFPVGAAVLLEDGQIFRGSNQENLSFPAGTCAERSVLHYIGANIPQGKIKTIAVTALRSTSAHPVTPCGICRQVMSECENRQGTEIEVLLHKLNGSTYRFVSASGLLPLAFEETILSQP; via the coding sequence ATGAAAGATAAAACTTTAACGCTATCCTATACAGAATTTGAAACTTGGGATGAATTGAGCCCGAATCACCAAGAGCTCATTTCTCAAGCCATAGCCGCCGCAGAACAGAGTTACTCTCCGTACAGCCAGTTCCCCGTAGGTGCAGCTGTACTCTTAGAAGATGGACAGATTTTCAGAGGAAGCAATCAGGAGAATCTCTCTTTCCCTGCGGGTACATGCGCTGAACGCTCTGTCTTACACTACATAGGTGCAAACATTCCCCAAGGAAAAATAAAGACCATAGCCGTAACAGCACTTCGGTCCACCTCTGCACATCCTGTCACCCCCTGCGGCATTTGTAGACAAGTCATGTCAGAATGTGAAAATAGGCAAGGGACTGAGATTGAAGTTCTCCTTCATAAGTTGAATGGAAGTACTTATAGATTTGTCTCTGCAAGTGGACTACTTCCTCTGGCTTTTGAGGAAACCATTCTGAGCCAGCCGTAA
- a CDS encoding glycosyltransferase family 2 protein encodes MFFLTLVAIVKNEDPYIQEFIQYYKLNGVDHFYFYDNGSHPPLSDFLKDQPDITVIPFPGEQKQTSAYNHYIKHFGHLSEWAAFFDIDEFILPKQHPTFRAYLEDQGQNVDCISFNWVIFGNGGHDKKPKGGFVIDHYRYSEGKQHKNVKSAVRPSSVKKFLHPHFPNLKWLKKHTNALGSKMKGAENLEECRHVIQLNHYFTKSLEEYQRKLNSKRADNGVRRIDDKEAMKWLVSEPERCSVFYEDEICVKFLPFMK; translated from the coding sequence ATGTTTTTTTTGACCTTAGTAGCCATTGTAAAAAATGAAGATCCTTATATTCAAGAATTTATACAGTATTACAAATTAAATGGAGTGGATCATTTCTATTTTTATGACAATGGTAGTCACCCACCCTTGTCAGATTTTCTAAAGGATCAGCCTGATATAACAGTCATTCCTTTTCCCGGAGAACAAAAGCAGACCTCAGCTTATAACCACTATATCAAGCATTTCGGTCATTTGTCGGAATGGGCCGCTTTCTTTGACATTGATGAGTTTATACTTCCTAAGCAACATCCTACTTTCAGAGCATATTTAGAAGATCAAGGCCAAAATGTGGACTGCATTAGTTTTAATTGGGTGATCTTTGGAAATGGAGGACATGATAAAAAGCCGAAGGGAGGATTTGTTATTGATCATTACCGCTATTCTGAAGGTAAACAGCATAAGAATGTTAAGAGCGCAGTCCGACCATCTTCAGTGAAAAAGTTCTTACATCCACATTTTCCTAATCTAAAATGGTTAAAAAAACATACCAATGCCCTAGGTTCCAAAATGAAAGGAGCAGAGAATTTGGAAGAATGCAGGCACGTGATCCAACTTAATCACTACTTCACAAAATCTTTAGAGGAGTACCAAAGAAAATTGAATTCCAAAAGGGCAGATAACGGAGTACGTAGGATTGATGACAAAGAGGCCATGAAATGGTTAGTTTCAGAACCTGAGAGATGTAGTGTATTCTACGAAGACGAAATCTGTGTGAAGTTTCTGCCTTTTATGAAATAA
- a CDS encoding co-chaperone GroES has translation MSVNVKPLADRVLVEAAPAEEKTAFGIIIPDTAKEKPQKGTVVAVGPGKKDEPLTVKVGDTVLYGKYSGTELTVDGKEYLIMRESDIYAII, from the coding sequence ATGTCAGTAAACGTAAAACCTTTAGCAGACAGAGTTTTGGTAGAAGCAGCTCCCGCTGAGGAAAAAACTGCGTTTGGAATCATCATTCCTGATACAGCCAAAGAAAAACCACAAAAAGGTACAGTTGTAGCTGTAGGTCCTGGTAAAAAAGATGAGCCTCTAACCGTAAAAGTGGGTGACACAGTATTATACGGTAAGTATTCGGGCACTGAATTAACAGTTGACGGAAAAGAATATCTCATCATGAGAGAATCAGACATCTACGCTATCATCTGA